Proteins from a genomic interval of Eriocheir sinensis breed Jianghai 21 chromosome 20, ASM2467909v1, whole genome shotgun sequence:
- the LOC127001296 gene encoding uncharacterized protein LOC127001296: MPSDSEIETSTLMPHAEPRPQIRRPLSSIDLPPVVLPESSARGDKQAEVRESLSDESLRADTPEEKVWTDEGRKWLEFGEAVLKEVWSDARDYLHTSIHPKHGGGDSDSWGSAEGQRTRPPQPPINQHEDATTFFRDGRRRIDYVLVYEDAEGAARRTQEREKTLIRTVSEKRMKKHETWREKFMTSLMKAGLHMEEVSAAWKSMFCYVKSRFG; encoded by the exons ATGCCTTCAGACTCCGAGATAGAGACTTCAACCCTTATGCCACACGCTGAGCCTCGTCCGCAGATCCGCCGGCCACTCAGCAGCATTGACTTGCCTCCCGTGGTCCTCCCGGAGAGCTCAGCACGAGGAGACAAGCAAGCTGAGGTCAGGGAAAGCCTATCCGACGAGAGCTTACGGGCGGACACTCCTGAAGAGAAGGTGTGGACggatgaggggaggaagtggcTGGAGTTTGGTGAGGCGGTGTTGAAGGAGGTCTGGAGTGACGCTCGGGACTACCTGCACACAAGTATCCATCccaag cacGGCGGCGGAGACTCAGACAGCTGGGGTAGCGCCGAAGGACAAAGAACGCGGCCTCCGCAGCCTCCGATTAACCAGCATGAGGACGCGACGACGTTCTTCAGGGATGGGCGGCGGCGCATTGACTACGTGCTGGTGTATGAGGACGCGGAGGGAGCGGCGCGGAGGACCCAGGAGCGGGAGAAGACGCTGATTAGGACGGTGAgcgagaagaggatgaagaaacacGAGACTTGGCGGGAGAAGTTCATGACCTCGCTAATGAAGGCTGGGCTACATATGGAGGAGGTGAGTGCTGCATGGAAGTCGATGTTTTGTTATGTTAAGTCGAGGTTTGGTTAA